A region of Saccharococcus thermophilus DNA encodes the following proteins:
- the gatB gene encoding Asp-tRNA(Asn)/Glu-tRNA(Gln) amidotransferase subunit GatB has protein sequence MNFETVIGLEVHVELKTKSKIFSSSPNAFGAPPNTQTNVIDLGYPGVLPVLNRQAVEFAMKAAMALNCEIATETKFDRKNYFYPDNPKAYQISQYDQPLGKNGWIEIEVNGKKKKIGITRIHLEEDAGKLTHTGDGYSLVDFNRQGTPLIEIVSEPDIRSPEEAYAYLEKLKSIIQYTGVSDCKMEEGSLRCDANISLRPIGSDKFGTKTELKNLNSFNFVRMGLEYEAKRQEKILLSGGVIQQETRRFDEATKTTVLMRVKEGSEDYRYFPEPDLVMLYIDDEWKERVRASIPELPDARKKRYIEELGLPEYDAKVLTLTKEMADFFEATVANGADPKLASNWLMVEVSGYLNAEQKELHDIALTPESLAGLIKLIQNGTISSKIAKKVFKELVEKGGDPEKIVKEKGLVQISDEATLRKIVLEVLDANPQSIEDYKNGKDRALGFLVGQVMKATKGQANPPLVNKLLIEEMQKR, from the coding sequence ATGAACTTTGAAACGGTCATTGGTCTTGAAGTTCACGTCGAGCTAAAGACAAAATCGAAAATTTTCTCGAGCAGCCCAAACGCGTTCGGAGCGCCCCCAAACACGCAAACGAACGTGATCGATTTAGGCTATCCAGGGGTTCTTCCGGTCTTGAATAGACAAGCGGTAGAATTTGCGATGAAAGCGGCGATGGCGCTCAACTGCGAAATCGCGACGGAAACGAAATTTGACCGCAAAAACTACTTTTATCCGGACAACCCGAAAGCATACCAAATTTCGCAATATGACCAGCCGCTTGGCAAAAACGGCTGGATTGAAATCGAAGTGAACGGCAAAAAGAAAAAAATCGGCATCACGCGCATTCATTTGGAAGAAGACGCTGGAAAACTAACGCACACCGGCGATGGCTATTCACTGGTCGATTTTAACCGCCAGGGTACGCCGCTCATTGAAATCGTGTCAGAACCGGACATCCGCTCGCCAGAAGAAGCGTATGCCTACTTGGAAAAATTAAAGTCGATTATCCAATATACAGGCGTATCCGATTGCAAAATGGAAGAAGGTTCGCTTCGCTGCGACGCCAATATTTCATTGCGTCCGATCGGCTCGGACAAGTTCGGCACGAAGACGGAGCTGAAAAACTTAAACTCGTTTAACTTCGTGCGCATGGGGCTCGAGTACGAAGCAAAACGCCAGGAGAAAATTTTGCTTTCCGGCGGCGTCATCCAGCAGGAAACGCGGCGCTTTGACGAAGCGACAAAAACAACGGTGCTCATGCGCGTGAAAGAAGGTTCGGAAGACTACCGCTACTTCCCAGAGCCGGACCTTGTCATGCTGTATATTGACGATGAATGGAAAGAACGCGTTCGTGCGTCGATTCCAGAGCTTCCGGATGCCCGTAAAAAACGCTACATCGAAGAACTTGGGCTGCCGGAATACGACGCGAAAGTGCTGACGCTAACGAAAGAAATGGCCGATTTCTTCGAAGCGACGGTCGCAAACGGAGCCGATCCGAAATTGGCATCCAACTGGCTCATGGTCGAAGTGTCCGGCTATTTAAACGCCGAACAAAAAGAGCTGCATGATATTGCTTTAACACCAGAAAGCTTAGCGGGTTTGATTAAGCTGATTCAAAACGGCACAATTTCTTCGAAAATCGCGAAAAAAGTATTTAAAGAGCTCGTTGAAAAAGGCGGGGACCCAGAAAAAATCGTCAAAGAAAAAGGACTTGTGCAAATTTCTGATGAGGCGACATTGCGCAAAATCGTTCTCGAAGTGCTGGATGCCAATCCACAGTCGATCGAAGACTATAAAAACGGTAAAGACCGCGCGCTTGGCTTCTTAGTCGGACAAGTGATGAAAGCGACAAAAGGACAAGCCAACCCGCCGCTTGTCAACAAACTATTGATCGAAGAAATGCAAAAACGATAA
- the gatA gene encoding Asp-tRNA(Asn)/Glu-tRNA(Gln) amidotransferase subunit GatA produces MSLFDHKISELHSLLQKKEISVSDLVDESFRRIGEVEEQVQAFLTLNEENARAKAKELDDKLAKEGNDFGVLFGMPIGIKDNIVTKGLRTTCASKILYNFDPIYDATVMERLNEAGAITIGKLNMDEFAMGSSTENSGFQLTRNPWDLERVPGGSSGGSAAAVAAGEVPFALGSDTGGSIRQPAAFCGVVGLKPTYGRVSRFGLVAFASSLDQIGPITRTVEDNAYLLQVIAGLDPMDSTSANVEVPNYVEALTGDIKGLKIAVPKEYLGEGVAEEVRQSVLDALKVLEKLGATWEEVSLPHSKYALATYYLLASSEASANLARFDGVRYGYRTDNAKNLIDMYKQTRSEGFGNEVKRRIMLGTFALSSGYYDAYYKKAQKVRTLIKQDFEKVFEKYDVIIGPTTPTPAFKIGEKTNDPLTMYANDILTIPVNLAGVPGISVPCGFVNGLPVGLQIIGKHFDESTIYRVAHAFEQATDYHKQKPVL; encoded by the coding sequence ATGTCATTATTTGACCATAAAATTTCCGAATTACATAGCCTTTTACAAAAAAAAGAAATTTCGGTATCTGATTTAGTCGATGAGTCGTTCCGCCGCATTGGCGAAGTGGAAGAACAAGTGCAAGCGTTTTTAACACTAAATGAAGAAAACGCGCGCGCGAAAGCGAAAGAGTTAGATGACAAGCTAGCGAAAGAAGGAAACGATTTTGGCGTGCTTTTTGGCATGCCGATTGGCATTAAAGATAATATTGTAACAAAAGGATTGCGTACAACATGTGCCAGCAAAATTTTATATAACTTTGACCCAATTTATGACGCAACGGTTATGGAGCGCTTAAACGAAGCCGGTGCGATTACGATTGGAAAATTAAACATGGACGAGTTTGCCATGGGGTCTTCTACGGAAAACTCCGGTTTTCAGCTCACGCGCAACCCGTGGGATTTAGAGCGCGTACCAGGCGGCTCCAGCGGCGGTTCCGCTGCGGCAGTAGCGGCAGGCGAAGTACCGTTTGCTTTAGGTTCGGATACGGGCGGTTCGATTCGCCAGCCGGCGGCATTTTGTGGAGTTGTCGGGCTGAAACCTACATACGGCCGTGTATCGCGCTTCGGGCTTGTCGCGTTTGCCTCTTCGCTTGACCAAATCGGCCCGATTACACGAACGGTCGAGGATAACGCCTACTTATTGCAAGTCATCGCTGGTTTAGATCCAATGGATTCGACATCGGCAAATGTGGAAGTGCCAAACTATGTAGAGGCGCTTACCGGCGACATTAAAGGCTTAAAAATCGCCGTGCCAAAAGAATATTTAGGCGAAGGCGTTGCGGAAGAAGTGCGTCAGTCGGTGCTCGATGCGCTGAAAGTGCTCGAGAAATTAGGAGCGACATGGGAAGAAGTATCGCTGCCGCACTCCAAATACGCGCTAGCGACGTACTACCTGCTTGCGTCTTCGGAAGCATCGGCGAACTTGGCCCGCTTTGACGGCGTCCGTTACGGCTATCGCACGGATAATGCGAAAAACTTAATTGATATGTATAAACAAACGCGCAGCGAAGGCTTCGGCAACGAAGTAAAACGCCGCATCATGCTCGGTACGTTCGCGTTAAGTTCCGGCTATTATGACGCGTATTACAAAAAAGCGCAAAAAGTGCGTACATTAATCAAACAAGATTTCGAAAAGGTATTTGAAAAATACGACGTCATTATCGGACCAACGACGCCGACACCAGCGTTTAAAATCGGCGAAAAAACGAACGACCCGTTAACAATGTACGCGAACGACATTTTAACGATTCCAGTAAACCTTGCCGGTGTTCCTGGCATTTCTGTACCGTGCGGCTTTGTGAACGGCTTGCCGGTCGGATTGCAAATCATTGGCAAACATTTTGATGAAAGCACGATTTATCGTGTCGCTCATGCGTTCGAGCAAGCGACTGACTATCATAAACAAAAACCAGTGTTATAA
- the gatC gene encoding Asp-tRNA(Asn)/Glu-tRNA(Gln) amidotransferase subunit GatC yields the protein MSRISIEQVKHVAHLARLAITDEEAEMFAKQLDAIITFAEQLNELDTENVPPTSHVLDMKNVMREDVPTPGLPLEEVLKNAPDHQDGQFRVPAILE from the coding sequence ATGTCGAGAATTTCCATCGAACAAGTCAAACACGTGGCACATTTGGCGCGTTTGGCGATTACCGATGAAGAAGCGGAAATGTTTGCGAAGCAGTTGGACGCGATTATTACGTTTGCTGAGCAATTAAATGAACTCGATACAGAGAACGTTCCGCCAACCTCGCACGTGCTTGATATGAAAAACGTGATGCGCGAAGATGTGCCGACACCGGGGCTTCCGCTTGAAGAAGTGTTGAAAAACGCGCCGGACCATCAAGACGGCCAGTTTCGCGTACCGGCGATTTTAGAGTAA
- a CDS encoding VOC family protein has protein sequence MDITFDHLVHFTKNPKEAKTAFQLIGFHAINGGNHPSWGTYNCLNYFTGLRYIEWIGFMDFDKAKTSDNVLIQQIVADSSKGEGFSQLAFRTDDIDAAIAHIQAKGLKPIGPFSGSRKREDGKVLSWSMLFINDEQDDTCRYPFFIQWGEPEEVRANEMASLMQHSIGTPSLSYIGVNVSHLDKSLQKYCRLFDVPRQSVTESSDEFGTYSELPIGNIAIRLYETKSLTITIDSALINRPFLCGITGMLENKVVHIKNGIYHFST, from the coding sequence ATGGATATCACGTTTGACCATCTCGTCCATTTTACAAAAAATCCCAAAGAAGCGAAAACCGCGTTTCAGCTTATCGGATTTCATGCTATAAACGGAGGAAATCACCCTTCTTGGGGAACGTATAACTGCCTGAACTACTTTACAGGACTGCGGTACATTGAATGGATTGGCTTTATGGACTTTGATAAAGCGAAAACTTCCGACAACGTATTGATCCAGCAAATCGTCGCGGACTCCTCCAAAGGAGAAGGCTTTTCGCAATTGGCATTCCGCACGGACGATATCGATGCTGCCATCGCCCATATCCAGGCAAAAGGACTAAAGCCGATAGGCCCCTTTTCCGGAAGCCGAAAACGTGAGGATGGCAAAGTATTAAGCTGGTCGATGCTATTCATTAACGACGAACAAGATGACACATGCCGCTATCCGTTTTTTATCCAATGGGGCGAACCCGAAGAGGTCCGCGCTAACGAAATGGCCTCTCTCATGCAGCACAGCATCGGAACCCCATCCCTTTCGTATATCGGAGTGAATGTAAGCCATCTTGACAAGTCGTTGCAAAAATATTGCCGCTTATTTGATGTACCTCGCCAGTCCGTAACGGAAAGCAGCGATGAATTTGGCACCTATTCCGAACTTCCGATTGGAAACATAGCGATACGCTTGTATGAGACAAAAAGCCTCACTATCACCATCGACAGCGCTCTCATCAACCGTCCGTTTTTATGTGGAATCACCGGAATGCTGGAAAATAAAGTTGTCCATATAAAAAATGGGATTTATCATTTTTCCACGTAA
- a CDS encoding zinc ribbon domain-containing protein, with the protein MKKYFPYKLTQHGIHLHAIEESYTRQTCPVCQKRKKCLPACLCAGVGMRNIVTFMEREIS; encoded by the coding sequence GTGAAGAAGTATTTCCCTTATAAGCTGACTCAGCATGGCATTCACTTGCATGCAATCGAAGAGTCATATACCAGACAAACATGTCCTGTCTGTCAAAAGAGAAAAAAGTGTCTTCCTGCCTGTTTGTGTGCCGGTGTGGGTATGAGGAACATCGTGACGTTCATGGAACGAGAAATATCTTAA
- a CDS encoding IS982-like element ISGth1 family transposase: protein MQEHFHFTTDRAKLQKQYVSILCFVSAQLSSIQIHLQRRNLHLLKQKDEVIIAVHILGKLLGFTSERAWHRFVIGNLFSKDLFPERSRYNRRCRALGFAIKWMRHQLAKRGQHHAYAVVDSLPIELCHSSRMYRAKRFRGIADIGYCASKKIAFYGLKLHLQVTDQGLPMGYVVTEASCHDRVAAETVMTQIPHPYNPGDKGYISQKLQKKLYEEHRVAFWTPVRKNQRILQSDAWKQWMKRKRKVIETVFSILVDSYRITEIRANSVSGFETALDGILLAYSLVVLGLVEC, encoded by the coding sequence ATGCAAGAGCACTTTCATTTTACAACAGATCGAGCCAAACTTCAAAAACAATATGTATCGATTTTGTGTTTTGTATCAGCTCAACTATCGAGTATCCAGATTCATCTTCAACGTCGAAATCTTCATTTGTTGAAACAGAAGGACGAGGTCATCATCGCCGTCCATATCCTTGGAAAGTTGTTAGGCTTCACTTCCGAACGGGCTTGGCACCGGTTTGTGATCGGGAATTTGTTTTCCAAGGACTTGTTCCCTGAACGTTCTCGATACAACCGTCGCTGCCGAGCGCTTGGCTTTGCGATCAAGTGGATGCGGCACCAGCTGGCCAAGCGTGGACAACACCATGCGTATGCGGTCGTGGACAGTTTGCCGATCGAGCTGTGTCATTCATCCCGAATGTATCGTGCCAAACGGTTTCGTGGAATTGCGGATATTGGCTATTGTGCTTCGAAAAAGATCGCTTTCTATGGGTTGAAACTTCATCTGCAGGTCACCGACCAAGGGCTTCCGATGGGATATGTCGTCACTGAAGCGTCTTGTCACGATCGGGTGGCCGCTGAAACCGTCATGACGCAAATTCCACATCCATATAACCCAGGTGACAAAGGGTACATCAGCCAAAAACTACAAAAGAAGCTGTACGAAGAGCATCGAGTCGCTTTTTGGACGCCCGTTCGAAAAAATCAGCGAATTCTCCAATCCGACGCATGGAAACAGTGGATGAAACGAAAACGCAAAGTGATTGAAACCGTGTTTTCGATTTTAGTCGATTCGTATCGGATCACCGAGATTCGAGCGAACTCGGTTTCTGGATTTGAAACGGCACTGGATGGTATTTTACTGGCTTACTCCCTTGTTGTTCTTGGGCTAGTTGAGTGTTAA
- a CDS encoding HEAT repeat domain-containing protein produces MSACISRRVKGSSDHNVRSISAVVLGELGPVASQAVPELIQFLKDGNQEARMSAALSLMRIGPAAEEALEQCLKNEDKEVQFWAAWALVMNNPTKLHALPILQEGWNNSNDKYKHLAAAEALFKAMNRKIDELKE; encoded by the coding sequence ATCAGTGCCTGCATTAGTCGAAGGGTTAAGGGATCCTCTGATCACAATGTACGGTCAATTTCTGCTGTTGTGCTCGGGGAGCTTGGACCTGTTGCGTCGCAAGCGGTCCCTGAACTTATTCAGTTCTTGAAAGATGGCAATCAGGAGGCACGCATGTCTGCTGCCTTGTCCCTGATGAGAATCGGTCCCGCTGCAGAGGAAGCGCTTGAACAGTGTCTAAAAAATGAGGATAAGGAGGTACAGTTTTGGGCAGCTTGGGCGTTAGTCATGAACAATCCGACCAAGCTACATGCTCTCCCGATCTTGCAAGAAGGATGGAACAACAGCAACGACAAATATAAACATCTGGCGGCGGCGGAAGCTTTGTTCAAAGCGATGAATCGCAAGATCGACGAACTGAAAGAATAA
- a CDS encoding ABC transporter ATP-binding protein translates to MNNILTVKNITKRYRNGSGIHNVHFTVNQGEIVGLLGANGAGKTTTIRCCLGLLGPNTGSVTVGELPAGSPEALKSIAFIPDNPNLYPLLTVEEHLYFRAKAFDLKGDIKMLVEAALQEVGLFEFATRMGGELSRGQRQRVILAGAVLQNASLYVLDEPTAGLDPVSIQWLIDWLKVKAQQGAGVLVSTHNLDFLCKVATRVVVLSQGQVIREDMVPTEEEKFQHWQEQIVNLLKGEKKDD, encoded by the coding sequence ATGAATAATATTCTGACTGTTAAGAATATAACCAAACGATACCGCAATGGTTCAGGAATTCATAATGTTCATTTTACCGTGAATCAAGGAGAAATTGTGGGACTACTAGGAGCGAATGGAGCAGGAAAAACCACTACCATTCGCTGTTGTCTTGGTCTGTTAGGTCCGAATACGGGCAGCGTGACAGTTGGTGAATTACCAGCTGGGTCACCTGAAGCTTTGAAATCCATTGCCTTTATTCCCGATAATCCGAATCTGTATCCGCTCTTGACAGTCGAAGAGCACCTCTATTTCCGAGCAAAGGCATTTGATCTTAAAGGAGATATTAAGATGCTTGTAGAAGCGGCTTTGCAAGAAGTAGGGCTTTTTGAATTTGCAACTCGTATGGGTGGCGAGTTGTCTCGTGGGCAGCGTCAACGGGTAATTTTGGCAGGAGCGGTTTTACAAAATGCCTCTCTTTATGTTTTGGATGAACCGACAGCTGGCCTAGATCCCGTCTCGATCCAATGGCTAATCGATTGGCTGAAAGTCAAAGCTCAACAGGGAGCGGGTGTGCTGGTTTCTACGCATAACCTTGATTTTCTCTGTAAAGTCGCAACGCGTGTTGTCGTGCTCTCTCAGGGGCAAGTGATTAGAGAAGATATGGTTCCGACGGAGGAAGAGAAATTTCAACACTGGCAAGAGCAGATTGTCAATCTGCTTAAGGGGGAGAAAAAGGATGATTAG
- a CDS encoding CPBP family intramembrane glutamic endopeptidase, with the protein MNRTTIIAFIVASVLVLYLTILNLQYPLIGINVVEKNGETFVKEIYEFGWAKNHNIQVHDRVLKVDGKPPLSHFTVREYGAIEQAKTVTIQRGNQIQVFTISYEPNLISQFMYYLILPISFFIFVASLSVFLLRLRTHDKPSTVLIYFLLLAGLCYISASLSAKYETIGRQIFIGTFLFLPVIFLHFLYDYFEKEKKVWFTKKIVFLLYRVNLIEFVGLKLHWISEKKFLLGALLLNVATILALLGKGLVYLKKDEQQHTVRGLLLAIGLSAAPFVLFYSLPVLIIGKWVLPAELTVTSLFVLPSVFLYLIGMDRLFRLQFSINHFVYYAFLSLLPSFLVTLLYAKFVNKAGRLAELVLLFLLIYVINILALYLKGYFDRTLRAKLYVQKNFYQESIYRISETLKKQKNMREVIQFLEKEVREVLDIENLAFVQLAIRDMQAPFHCDEKEWTKLTKKMDRQPLSIGKIIENKRLFAVFVGSFRQSPLLLIGKKKHPIPFRSEQKDWLSTIVYYASVTIENMLKVEDVIKELGSLKEGIVWQVHMEPEIFAPTLSQVVQREFLDKVLNLSGVLGSFIAAVIGLLIITIEGGKLNWNFGGVLAAIILFAVVLVTNDGFEFSMINSYDVRVNQRAIRMLTLVMSLFQAIATMCVVLISTSVGLFLTEQIGISAFEHPVNQIIVGVTAGIACLGGMTWLNAMLQSTGKVRIAPELSDYTMFVSGYNWKGALSMSLQSSIGEEAIYRLMGIPVIVWLTHQPWLAVLVTSLLWAIIHTGTGTHPRIIRWSEIVALGFVMGELYLQYGFIAALVAHFIHNFILMFAPIALTKSKINRKALPINNAVTKG; encoded by the coding sequence ATGAATCGAACAACTATAATAGCCTTTATTGTTGCGTCTGTTCTTGTTTTATACCTCACCATTTTAAATTTGCAATACCCATTAATCGGAATCAATGTAGTTGAAAAGAATGGGGAAACCTTTGTAAAAGAAATTTATGAGTTTGGTTGGGCAAAAAATCATAATATTCAAGTACATGATCGAGTGCTTAAAGTGGATGGAAAGCCCCCTTTGTCCCATTTTACTGTTCGGGAATACGGTGCAATTGAGCAAGCAAAAACCGTTACCATTCAGAGAGGAAATCAAATCCAAGTATTCACAATATCGTATGAACCAAATTTAATCAGTCAATTCATGTACTACCTCATTTTGCCGATAAGTTTTTTTATTTTCGTTGCTAGTTTAAGTGTCTTTTTACTTCGCTTGCGGACACATGATAAACCATCTACAGTGCTTATTTATTTTTTATTATTGGCGGGTCTTTGCTATATAAGTGCTAGCTTATCAGCGAAATATGAAACGATTGGAAGACAAATATTTATTGGCACATTTTTGTTTCTACCTGTTATATTTTTGCATTTTCTTTATGATTATTTTGAAAAAGAGAAGAAAGTGTGGTTTACGAAAAAAATTGTTTTTCTTCTTTATAGAGTTAATTTAATCGAGTTTGTTGGTTTAAAACTTCATTGGATAAGTGAGAAAAAATTTCTATTAGGTGCATTGCTGCTTAACGTTGCTACGATCTTGGCCTTGTTAGGAAAAGGATTAGTTTATCTTAAAAAAGATGAACAGCAACATACGGTCAGAGGTTTGCTTTTAGCCATTGGACTATCTGCCGCACCATTTGTTTTATTTTATAGTCTCCCGGTTCTAATCATTGGAAAATGGGTACTACCAGCCGAATTAACCGTTACTTCGCTTTTTGTGTTGCCATCCGTCTTTCTTTATTTAATTGGTATGGATCGGCTGTTTCGATTACAGTTTTCCATCAATCACTTTGTGTACTATGCTTTTTTATCATTACTTCCGTCTTTTCTTGTTACATTGCTTTATGCCAAATTTGTCAATAAAGCGGGGAGACTTGCTGAACTCGTTTTGTTGTTTTTACTGATTTATGTAATAAATATCCTTGCTCTCTATTTAAAAGGATATTTCGATCGAACATTAAGAGCGAAGTTATATGTACAAAAAAACTTTTATCAAGAAAGTATATATCGAATCAGTGAAACATTAAAAAAACAGAAAAACATGCGAGAAGTGATACAATTCCTAGAAAAAGAGGTGAGAGAAGTATTAGATATAGAGAATCTGGCTTTTGTACAATTAGCGATCAGAGATATGCAAGCACCTTTTCATTGCGATGAAAAAGAGTGGACGAAGTTAACCAAAAAGATGGATAGACAACCACTTTCGATTGGAAAAATTATTGAAAATAAGCGTTTGTTTGCGGTTTTTGTAGGCTCGTTCCGGCAAAGTCCTTTACTATTAATAGGAAAAAAGAAACATCCTATTCCATTTCGGTCAGAACAAAAAGATTGGTTATCAACCATTGTCTATTATGCCAGCGTCACGATTGAAAATATGTTAAAAGTAGAGGATGTCATAAAAGAGTTAGGTAGCTTAAAGGAGGGTATTGTCTGGCAAGTTCATATGGAGCCAGAGATTTTTGCTCCCACTCTCAGCCAGGTGGTGCAACGTGAGTTTTTGGATAAAGTGCTGAACCTTTCGGGTGTGCTGGGATCTTTTATTGCAGCTGTGATCGGACTTCTGATTATCACCATAGAAGGCGGTAAATTGAATTGGAATTTTGGTGGAGTGTTGGCCGCAATCATCTTATTCGCTGTTGTACTTGTAACCAACGATGGATTTGAATTTTCTATGATTAACTCGTATGATGTGCGGGTCAATCAACGCGCTATTCGTATGCTAACACTTGTAATGTCACTGTTTCAAGCGATCGCAACGATGTGCGTGGTGTTAATCAGTACGTCGGTCGGCCTATTTTTGACAGAGCAGATCGGCATCTCCGCGTTTGAACATCCGGTCAATCAGATAATTGTTGGAGTAACAGCCGGTATTGCTTGTCTTGGTGGAATGACATGGCTCAATGCTATGTTGCAATCGACAGGAAAAGTTCGCATTGCGCCAGAGCTGTCTGACTATACGATGTTTGTTTCAGGATACAACTGGAAAGGTGCCCTAAGCATGAGCTTGCAAAGTTCGATCGGAGAAGAAGCGATCTATCGGTTAATGGGAATTCCTGTTATAGTGTGGTTGACCCATCAGCCTTGGTTAGCTGTGTTGGTTACGTCATTGCTTTGGGCTATTATTCATACAGGGACTGGTACGCATCCACGCATCATCCGATGGAGCGAGATCGTTGCATTGGGTTTCGTCATGGGAGAGTTGTACCTACAGTATGGCTTTATTGCTGCATTGGTTGCACATTTCATTCACAATTTCATTTTGATGTTTGCACCGATTGCTCTAACCAAATCGAAGATAAATCGTAAAGCTTTGCCAATCAACAACGCAGTGACTAAAGGATAG
- the comX gene encoding competence pheromone ComX codes for MQEIIRFLVEHPEVIEKLQNGTVSLIGLSELEVKAIVEVFGESIKPLEYWV; via the coding sequence ATGCAAGAAATCATTCGCTTTTTAGTAGAACATCCAGAAGTCATCGAAAAATTACAAAATGGTACGGTGAGCTTGATAGGTTTAAGTGAGTTAGAGGTAAAAGCGATTGTAGAGGTATTTGGTGAATCAATTAAGCCACTCGAATATTGGGTGTAG
- a CDS encoding polyprenyl synthetase family protein: MMEKETVKIKMREIVEASFSAPSLKEAVLTLIEEQAKRSDFLFGRLASVHYQMFSENIKEAEQIATAVELMMLAGDLLDDLVDQDGLETSWSNAPLAIFLHIVIGLLLLGQKAIADLPIDDHKKVKAQSYILSRLFQSLNGQHMNLTHDIQTEAEYLEVMKKKSGSLVAMACLVGTALAGAERNTVIIEKYANDIGIAAQIDNDIDALYRWDEKNDIKAKKKSLPVLYMLASKRDNLLKQYFSNHIDYNELYAQKEKVIQQMEQEGAFYYAKVMSQIYKEKALQEIEKLDVDDRYKSALKTIIL; encoded by the coding sequence ATGATGGAAAAAGAGACAGTTAAGATTAAAATGAGAGAGATCGTCGAAGCATCTTTTTCTGCGCCATCTTTAAAAGAAGCGGTATTGACATTGATAGAAGAGCAAGCAAAACGAAGCGACTTTTTGTTTGGTCGCTTAGCTAGTGTGCATTATCAGATGTTTTCCGAAAACATCAAGGAAGCCGAACAAATCGCAACGGCTGTAGAACTGATGATGTTAGCGGGGGATCTACTCGATGACCTCGTTGATCAGGACGGCTTGGAAACTTCGTGGAGCAATGCACCTCTTGCCATCTTCCTTCATATCGTTATCGGGTTATTGCTCCTAGGACAAAAAGCAATTGCAGATTTACCCATCGATGATCATAAAAAAGTAAAGGCACAGTCATATATTTTATCTCGATTGTTTCAAAGTTTAAATGGGCAACATATGAATCTCACACATGATATACAAACAGAAGCTGAGTATTTAGAAGTGATGAAGAAAAAATCGGGTTCTCTAGTAGCAATGGCTTGTTTAGTCGGAACTGCATTAGCAGGTGCTGAAAGGAACACTGTCATCATTGAAAAGTATGCCAATGATATAGGAATCGCTGCGCAAATCGACAATGATATCGATGCGTTGTATCGTTGGGATGAGAAGAACGACATCAAAGCAAAGAAGAAGTCGCTTCCGGTATTGTACATGCTGGCAAGTAAACGGGATAACTTATTGAAACAGTATTTTAGCAATCATATTGATTACAATGAGCTTTATGCCCAAAAAGAAAAAGTGATTCAGCAAATGGAACAGGAAGGAGCGTTTTATTATGCTAAAGTGATGAGCCAGATTTACAAGGAAAAGGCTTTGCAAGAAATCGAGAAACTGGATGTAGACGATAGGTACAAATCCGCACTGAAAACAATTATTTTGTAA